The DNA region AGCTCGGAATCGACCGTGTCGCCCACGACCGTGGTGATCTCCGAATGTTCGCCGCGGTGGATCATGCCCAGCTCCATGACGCCGGCCACTTCCTGACCAAAGCGCACGCAGCGGGTGCAATGGATGCAGCGGCTCATCTCTTCCATGGAGATCAGCGGACCCACGTCCTTGTGGAACACGACGCGCTTTTCTTCCTCATAACGGGAAGAAGAGCCGCCGTAGCCCACGGCCAGGTCCTGCAGCTGGCATTCGCCGCCCTGGTCGCAGATGGGGCAATCCAGCGGGTGATTGATCAGCAGGAATTCCATGACCGACTGCTGGGCCTTGATGGCCTTGTCGCTCTTGGTGCGCACGATCATGCCTTGCGTCACGGGCGTGGCGCAGGCGGGCATGGGCTTGGGAGCTTTCTCCACGTCCACCAGGCACATGCGGCAGTTGGCGGCGATGGAAAGCTTCTTGTGATAGCAGAAATGGGGAATGTAGGTGCCGGCCTTCTCGGCTGCATGCATCACCATGCAGCCTTCAGCGACTTCTACCTTCTGCCCGTCCAGTTCGATTTCAACCATATGCGTCTCTCGCGATCAGGCCGAGGCAGAAGCCTGAGGGGTCTTGTTCTGGATCAGCGCTTCGAACTCGGGGCGGAAGTGCTTGATCATGGCGCGCACCGGCATCGCCGCTGCGTCGCCCAGGGCGCAGATCGTGCGCCCCTGGATGTTGTCGGCCACCGAGTTCAGCAGGTCCAGGTCACCCTGGCGGCCTTCGCCGTGCTGAATGCGGTCGATCACCCGCCACATCCAGCCCGTACCTTCACGGCAAGGCGTGCATTGGCCGCAGGATTCGTGCGAGTAGAAGTACGACAGGCGCAGCAGGCTCTCGACCATGCTGCGGGAGTCATCCATCACGATCACGGCACCAGAACCCAGCATGGAGCCGGCCTTGGCGATGGAGTCGTAGTCCATCGTGCATTCCATGATGATGGACGCTGGCAGCACCGGGGCAGACGACCCGCCAGGGATCACGGCCTTGAGCTGGCGGCCCTTGCGCACGCCGCCGGCGAGCTCCAGCAGCTTGGCGAACGGTGTGCCCAGAGGCACTTCGTAGTTGCCGGGCTTTTCGACATCGCCGGAGACCGAGAAGATCTTGGTGCCGCCGTTGTTGGGTTTGCCACACTCCAGGTAGGCAGCACCGCCATTGCGGATGATCCACGGCACGGCCGCGAAGGTCTCGGTGTTGTTGATCGTCGTGGGCTTGCCGTACAGGCCGAAGCTGGCCGGGAACGGCGGCTTGAAGCGCGGCTGGCCCTTCTTGCCTTCCAGCGATTCGAGCAGAGCCGTTTCTTCGCCGCAGATGTAGGCGCCGAAGCCGTGGGCCGCGTGCAGCTGGAAGCTGAAGCTGCTGCCCAGGATCTTGTCGCCCAGGTAGCCCGCAGCGCGTGCTTCTTCCAGCGCTTCTTCGAAGCGGTCGTAGGTCTGGAAGATTTCGCCGTGGATGTAGTTGTAGCCCACGGAGATGCCCATCGCGTAGGCCGCGATGATCATGCCTTCGATGACGATGTGCGGGTTGAACTGCAGGATGTCGCGGTCCTTGCAGGTACCCGGCTCGCCTTCGTCCGAGTTGCACACCAGGTATTTCTGACCCGGGAACGAGCGGGGCATGAAGCTCCACTTGAGGCCCGTGGGAAAACCTGCGCCGCCGCGGCCACGCAGGCCGGATTCCTTGACCGTCGCGATGACCTGGTCCTGTGTCAGCGGTTCGCCGCCGTCAGTTCCCAGGATCTTGCGCAGCGCAGCGTAGCCGCCGCGCGCTTCGTAGTCCTTGATGCTCCAGTTCGTGCCGTCCAGGCCCGCATAGATCTGCGGGTTGATGTGCCGGTCATGGAAGCAGGTCTGGACGCCCGTGGCCTGGAACTGCGAGAGGATCTGTGCAGCGGTGGTCATGCTTGCCCTTCCGCAGCCTTGAGGCCATCGACGAGCTGGTCGAGCTTGTCGTTGTCCATGAAGCTGCACATCGTGCGGTCGTTGACCAGCATGACCGGCGCGTCGGCGCAGGCGCCCAGGCATTCGCACTGCTGGAGCGTGAACAGGCCATCGGCCGTCGTTTCGCCCATGGCGATGCCGAGCTTCTTCTCCAGGTGGTGGAGCGCCTTCTGGCCGTCACGCAGCTGGCACGGCAGGTTGGTACAGACGTTGAGCTTGTACTTGCCTGTCGGACGCTGGTTGTACATGTTGTAGAACGTCGTGACTTCATGCACGGCGATCTGCGGCATGCCGAGGTACTCGGCGATCACATGCTCGCTCTCGGCGCTGACCCAACCCTGCTCCTGCTGCACGATGGACAGGCAGGCCATCACGGCAGATTGCTTCTGCTCGGGGGGGTACTTGGCCACTTCGCGCGCAAAGCGCGCCTTGGTCGCTTCGGTAATCATCGGTCAATCTCTCCGAACACGATATCCATGGTGCCGATGATGGCCACGGCGTCGGCAATCATGTGCCCCCGGGCCATCTCGTCGAGCGTCGCCAGGTGAGCGAATCCGGGCGCACGGATCTTCAGGCGGTACGGCTTGTTCGCGCCATCGCTCACCAGATAGATGCCGAACTCGCCCTTTGGATGCTCGACAGCCGCATAGGCCTCGCCCTCGGGCACACGGAAACCTTCCGTGAAGAGCTTGAAATGGTGGATCAGCTCTTCCATGTTGGACTTCATGGACTCGCGCGAAGGCGGGGCCACCTTGTGGTTGTCCGTGATCACCGGGCCGGGATTGGCGCGCAGCCAGTCCACGCACTGCTTGATGATGCGGTTGGACTCCCGCATTTCCTGCACGCGCACCAAATAACGGTCGTAGCAGTCGCCGGTCTTGCCCACGGGAATGTCGAAATCCACGCGGTCATAGGCATCGTAGGGCTGCTTCTTGCGCAGGTCCCAGGCGATGCCGGAACCACGGATCATGGGACCCGTCATGCCCAGGTTCAGCGCGCGTTCCGGCGTCACCACACCGATACCGACCGTGCGCTGCTTCCAGATGCGGTTGTCCGTGAGTAGCGTCTCGTATTCATCCACGCACTTGGGAAAGCGCTGCGTGAAATCGTCGATGAAGTCCAGCATGGAACCGCTGCGGTTCTGGTTCAAGGCCTCGATGGCCTTGGCATTGCGGATCTTGTTGACCGTGTACTGCGGCATGCTGTCCGGCAGGTCGCGGTACACCCCGCCCGGACGGAAGTACGCCGCGTGCATGCGCGCGCCGGAGACGGCTTCGTACATGTCGAACAGGTCTTCGCGTTCGCGGAACGTGTAGATCAGGATGGTCGAGCTGCCGCAGTCGTTGCCGTGCGAGCCCAGCCACATCAGGTGGTTCAGCAGGCGTGTGATCTCGGAGAACATCACGCGGATGTACTGAGCCCGCAGCGGCACGTCGATGCCCAACAGCTTCTCGATGGCCAAGCAGTAGGCGTGCTCGTTGCACATCATCGAGACGTAGTCCAGACGGTCCATGTAGGGCAGCGACTGGATGTAGGTCTTGTGCTCCGCGAGCTTTTCCGTCGCGCGATGCAACAGGCCGATATGCGGGTCGGCGCGTTGGACGACTTCGCCGTCCAGCTCAAGCACCAGACGCAACACGCCGTGTGCTGCAGGATGCTGGGGACCGAAGTTGAGGGAGTAGTTCTTGATTTCAGCCATGGTGGATCACTGGGCGCCGGAGCACCTCAGTGCAGGCCTCCGTACTTGTCTTCGCGGATGATGCGCGGGGTCACCTCGCGCGGCTCGATGGTCACCGGCTCATAGATCACCCGGCGCTGCTCGGCGTCGTAGCGCATCTCGACATGACCCGACAGCGGGAAGTCCTTGCGGAAGGGGTGGCCGATGAAACCGTAGTCGGTCAGGATGCGTCGCAGATCGTTGTGGCCGTCGAACACGATGCCGAACAGGTCGAACGCTTCGCGCTCGTACCAGTTGGCGGAGTTCCACAGGTCGGAGACCGAAGCCACCACCGGAAGATCGTCGTCCGGACAGAAGACCTTGACGCGCACGCGCTGGTTCAGACTCACCGACAGCAGGTGGGAGACGACGGCATAGCGCGCGCCCTCCACCCCCACCTCGCCGTAGGACGAATAATCCACGCCGCACAGATCGACGAGTTGCTCGAACTGGCAGCCGGGCGCATCGCGCAGCGTGTGCATGGCGGAGAGATAGTCGGCGGCGGACACCACGACGGTCACTTCGTCCAGCGCCAGCGTGATCTGACGGACCTTGTCGCCGAGCGCGGCGGCAATCGCGTCCCGAAGGGCTTCGGGACGAATGGCAATAGCAGTCATCATCAACCCCTCAGACCCGAGCGATGGTATTGGTGCGGCGGATCTTCTGCTGCAGCTGGATGATGCCGTAGAGCAGTGCCTCGGCCGTGGGCGGACAGCCCGGGACATAGACATCGACCGGCACGATGCGGTCACAGCCGCGCACCACGGAATAGCTGTAGTGGTAGTAGCCGCCGCCGTTGGCGCACGACCCCATGGACAGCACCCAGCGCGGTTCGGACATCTGGTCGTACACCTTGCGCAGGGCTGGCGCCATCTTGTTGCACAGCGTGCCGGCCACGATCATCAGATCGGACTGACGGGGGCTGGCGCGGAACACTTCGGCGCCGAAGCGGCCGATGTCATAGCGCGCGGCAGCAGCGTGCATCATCTCGACGGCACAGCAAGCCAGGCCGAACGTCATGGGCCAGAGGGAGCCGGTCTTGGCCCAGTTCACCACCGCGTCGTAGCTGGTGGTGACGAAGCCTTCCTTC from Paracidovorax wautersii includes:
- a CDS encoding NADH-quinone oxidoreductase subunit C, which codes for MTAIAIRPEALRDAIAAALGDKVRQITLALDEVTVVVSAADYLSAMHTLRDAPGCQFEQLVDLCGVDYSSYGEVGVEGARYAVVSHLLSVSLNQRVRVKVFCPDDDLPVVASVSDLWNSANWYEREAFDLFGIVFDGHNDLRRILTDYGFIGHPFRKDFPLSGHVEMRYDAEQRRVIYEPVTIEPREVTPRIIREDKYGGLH
- a CDS encoding NADH-quinone oxidoreductase subunit D, whose product is MAEIKNYSLNFGPQHPAAHGVLRLVLELDGEVVQRADPHIGLLHRATEKLAEHKTYIQSLPYMDRLDYVSMMCNEHAYCLAIEKLLGIDVPLRAQYIRVMFSEITRLLNHLMWLGSHGNDCGSSTILIYTFREREDLFDMYEAVSGARMHAAYFRPGGVYRDLPDSMPQYTVNKIRNAKAIEALNQNRSGSMLDFIDDFTQRFPKCVDEYETLLTDNRIWKQRTVGIGVVTPERALNLGMTGPMIRGSGIAWDLRKKQPYDAYDRVDFDIPVGKTGDCYDRYLVRVQEMRESNRIIKQCVDWLRANPGPVITDNHKVAPPSRESMKSNMEELIHHFKLFTEGFRVPEGEAYAAVEHPKGEFGIYLVSDGANKPYRLKIRAPGFAHLATLDEMARGHMIADAVAIIGTMDIVFGEIDR
- the nuoF gene encoding NADH-quinone oxidoreductase subunit NuoF is translated as MTTAAQILSQFQATGVQTCFHDRHINPQIYAGLDGTNWSIKDYEARGGYAALRKILGTDGGEPLTQDQVIATVKESGLRGRGGAGFPTGLKWSFMPRSFPGQKYLVCNSDEGEPGTCKDRDILQFNPHIVIEGMIIAAYAMGISVGYNYIHGEIFQTYDRFEEALEEARAAGYLGDKILGSSFSFQLHAAHGFGAYICGEETALLESLEGKKGQPRFKPPFPASFGLYGKPTTINNTETFAAVPWIIRNGGAAYLECGKPNNGGTKIFSVSGDVEKPGNYEVPLGTPFAKLLELAGGVRKGRQLKAVIPGGSSAPVLPASIIMECTMDYDSIAKAGSMLGSGAVIVMDDSRSMVESLLRLSYFYSHESCGQCTPCREGTGWMWRVIDRIQHGEGRQGDLDLLNSVADNIQGRTICALGDAAAMPVRAMIKHFRPEFEALIQNKTPQASASA
- the nuoE gene encoding NADH-quinone oxidoreductase subunit NuoE, whose protein sequence is MITEATKARFAREVAKYPPEQKQSAVMACLSIVQQEQGWVSAESEHVIAEYLGMPQIAVHEVTTFYNMYNQRPTGKYKLNVCTNLPCQLRDGQKALHHLEKKLGIAMGETTADGLFTLQQCECLGACADAPVMLVNDRTMCSFMDNDKLDQLVDGLKAAEGQA
- a CDS encoding NADH-quinone oxidoreductase subunit B family protein, coding for MIEGVMKEGFVTTSYDAVVNWAKTGSLWPMTFGLACCAVEMMHAAAARYDIGRFGAEVFRASPRQSDLMIVAGTLCNKMAPALRKVYDQMSEPRWVLSMGSCANGGGYYHYSYSVVRGCDRIVPVDVYVPGCPPTAEALLYGIIQLQQKIRRTNTIARV